The Chitinophagales bacterium genome has a window encoding:
- a CDS encoding c-type cytochrome: protein MKKVFKWLGIIVLLIVILAVAGIGYLKTALPNVGAAPILNIERTPERIARGKYLANSVAVCMDCHSSRDWSKFAAPLVPGTEGAGGEKFGRELGFPGEYYSRNITPHGIGSWTDGELYRLITTGVRNDGEPIFPVMPYHYYGRMADEDIYSIIAYIRTLPSIDNDVPERVVDFPFSLIMRTIPVKGTPAQEVPQPSNAVEYGKYLVNAAACRECHTPEEKGQVIPELEFGGGRVFELPGGTLRSPNITPHATGLGNWTPEQFVARFKLYQDSAYRSPHIDFMHEFNSIMPWMMYSTMTDQDLSAIFQYLKTIKPIENQPVKWTPRS, encoded by the coding sequence ATGAAAAAAGTATTCAAGTGGTTGGGTATCATAGTTCTGTTGATAGTAATACTGGCAGTTGCAGGTATCGGCTATTTGAAAACAGCATTGCCCAATGTAGGAGCTGCACCGATTCTAAATATTGAGCGAACTCCTGAACGAATAGCCAGAGGTAAATACCTGGCCAACTCGGTAGCTGTTTGTATGGACTGCCATTCATCAAGAGACTGGTCTAAGTTTGCTGCACCATTGGTACCTGGTACAGAAGGTGCCGGTGGCGAGAAGTTCGGCCGCGAACTGGGATTTCCCGGTGAGTATTATTCAAGAAATATTACACCTCACGGCATTGGCTCATGGACTGATGGTGAGTTGTACCGCCTCATTACTACTGGTGTACGGAATGACGGCGAGCCAATCTTTCCCGTTATGCCATACCACTATTATGGTAGAATGGCTGATGAAGATATCTATTCGATCATAGCTTATATACGTACGTTGCCCTCGATCGACAATGATGTTCCGGAAAGGGTAGTAGATTTCCCGTTCTCTCTTATTATGAGAACCATTCCTGTAAAAGGGACCCCGGCACAGGAAGTTCCACAACCATCGAATGCAGTTGAATATGGCAAATACCTGGTAAATGCTGCTGCCTGCCGTGAGTGCCACACTCCGGAGGAAAAAGGACAAGTAATACCTGAACTGGAATTTGGTGGTGGCAGGGTATTTGAACTACCCGGTGGAACACTCAGATCACCGAATATTACACCGCATGCCACAGGCCTTGGTAACTGGACCCCAGAACAGTTTGTTGCCCGTTTTAAATTATACCAGGATTCGGCATATAGGTCACCACATATTGATTTTATGCATGAATTTAATTCCATTATGCCCTGGATGATGTACAGCACAATGACTGACCAGGACCTGTCAGCAATATTTCAGTACCTGAAAACCATCAAGCCTATTGAAAATCAACCTGTAAAATGGACGCCAAGGTCTTAA
- a CDS encoding T9SS type A sorting domain-containing protein, with protein sequence MFKKQNVIVFLLLLLAGTVQAQDALYRDVQEAHKRGVSFMPVQLFSETNGEKHKELAEETLLMPDKAAIKEVYETHPYAITLQLTTEKGIAYNLEMMRSNPYADNADIGYIDATGKHKFNYDKGVHYQGAVNGYNRSIAAASIFANGDVMILFANEDGNFVVGELEDNSGKYVLYNDKDFTVTPPISCGTVDYAIEEESDNPTDGGKTTAAYMCNKVSIYWELDYQLYTSKQKSTLLTGAYTSGLFNQVQTLYRNERVAIELKSTYVWTIPDGYGDATSSDGLNDFTSAWNAKGNNFDGDIAMLLAKDDAGNGGIAWLDVLCNRNRTYAYGDINGSYGSLPSYSWDVQMVTHEMGHNLGSRHTHWCGWKTGTGGACGSIDNCYKQESGAGCSTCGSTYSNSASTSAWKGTIMSYCHLVSRGIDLANGFGPLPGDVIRNNVSSRSCLSSIISATLTPTDICKNVGKVDLIFDSTQIGTSNFGASQYKYVWSGNGGSSQNITVTQPGVYSVTITDSNGCSASFSATVGINADPGCASTGINDVAREYVSMYPNPAHDQVMLKYFSSSSIATDIRLTDISGRTVKNKTVNTINGENNVILDLDNVQPGMYYITISSATQQYINLKLVVN encoded by the coding sequence ATGTTCAAAAAACAAAACGTGATTGTGTTTCTGCTGTTATTATTAGCAGGAACGGTGCAGGCGCAGGATGCACTTTACAGGGATGTTCAGGAAGCACATAAAAGGGGAGTAAGCTTCATGCCCGTGCAATTATTCTCAGAAACAAACGGTGAAAAACACAAGGAACTTGCAGAGGAAACATTATTAATGCCCGATAAAGCGGCAATTAAGGAAGTATACGAAACACATCCGTATGCGATAACATTACAACTGACCACAGAAAAAGGTATAGCCTATAACCTGGAAATGATGAGGAGTAATCCTTATGCCGATAATGCTGATATTGGTTACATAGACGCAACAGGCAAACACAAATTCAACTACGACAAGGGTGTACACTACCAGGGTGCAGTAAATGGGTATAACAGGTCTATCGCTGCAGCCAGTATTTTTGCTAATGGTGACGTAATGATCTTGTTTGCTAACGAAGACGGCAACTTTGTAGTAGGCGAACTGGAAGACAACAGTGGCAAATATGTATTGTATAATGATAAGGACTTTACCGTAACTCCGCCTATCAGCTGCGGAACGGTTGATTATGCGATAGAAGAAGAGTCGGACAACCCGACAGATGGTGGTAAGACCACAGCTGCTTACATGTGTAATAAGGTGAGCATCTACTGGGAGCTGGACTACCAGTTGTATACCAGCAAGCAAAAGAGTACCCTGCTAACGGGCGCTTACACCTCAGGCCTGTTCAACCAGGTGCAGACCTTGTACAGGAACGAACGTGTAGCTATAGAGCTGAAGTCAACGTACGTATGGACTATTCCTGATGGATATGGCGATGCAACTTCCAGCGATGGCCTGAATGACTTTACCAGTGCCTGGAATGCAAAGGGCAATAATTTTGACGGCGACATAGCCATGCTGCTTGCCAAAGATGATGCCGGCAATGGTGGTATTGCTTGGCTGGATGTGCTTTGTAACAGGAACAGGACTTATGCTTACGGCGACATTAACGGATCGTATGGCAGTCTCCCCTCTTACTCATGGGACGTACAGATGGTGACCCATGAAATGGGGCATAACCTGGGTTCAAGGCATACACACTGGTGTGGCTGGAAAACCGGCACGGGTGGTGCTTGTGGCTCAATAGATAATTGCTACAAACAGGAAAGCGGCGCTGGTTGCAGTACATGCGGCAGCACCTACAGCAACTCAGCTTCAACCAGTGCATGGAAAGGTACGATTATGAGCTACTGTCACCTCGTTTCAAGAGGTATTGACCTGGCCAATGGTTTTGGCCCGCTGCCGGGTGATGTGATCAGGAACAATGTATCATCAAGATCATGCCTGAGTTCAATCATCAGCGCAACGCTTACGCCTACAGATATTTGTAAGAATGTTGGTAAAGTGGATCTTATATTTGACAGTACACAGATCGGGACGTCAAACTTCGGAGCGAGTCAATACAAATATGTATGGTCGGGCAACGGAGGCAGTTCACAGAATATCACCGTTACTCAACCAGGTGTATATTCCGTAACCATAACTGACTCTAACGGTTGTAGTGCTTCTTTCAGCGCTACAGTAGGTATCAACGCAGATCCGGGATGTGCGTCAACAGGCATCAATGATGTAGCTAGAGAATACGTGAGTATGTATCCTAACCCTGCGCATGACCAGGTTATGCTGAAATATTTCAGCAGCTCATCTATTGCCACGGATATCAGGCTGACTGATATTTCGGGCAGGACGGTTAAAAACAAGACAGTTAATACTATTAACGGGGAAAACAATGTAATACTTGACCTTGATAATGTTCAACCGGGCATGTATTACATAACGATCAGCTCAGCTACCCAACAATACATTAACCTGAAGCTGGTAGTGAACTAA